The following are encoded together in the Nitrospirota bacterium genome:
- the atpD gene encoding F0F1 ATP synthase subunit beta, translated as MNVGKVVQVIGAVVDIEFEKQLPKIRDAIRIDVAADPAKGIPEIHLTLETAQHLGENKVRTIAMSATDGLVRGMPAVDTGNPIMVPVGEAALGRIMNVIGEPVDELGPIEAKEKSPIHKPAPEFVEQEATTQAFETGVKVFDLLIPFVRGGKMGMFGGAGVGKTVIIMEMIHNIAMVHGGVSVFAGVGERTREGNDLYLEMKHSGVLPKAALIYGQMNEPPGARANVGLSALSVAEYFRDQGQDVLIFIDNIFRYTLAWAEVSALLGRMPSAVGYQPTLGTDMGALQERITTTKKGAITAMQAIYVPADDLTDPAVATAFTHLDGSVVLSRQIAELGIYPAVDPLDSTSRILDPKVIGEEHYTVARNVQKTLQRYKELQDIIAILGIEELSEDDKLIVARARKLQRFLSQPFHVAETFTGNPGKYVKTEDTIKGFKALVEGKYDDMPEQAFYMVGPIEEAEEKAKKLGWSREL; from the coding sequence ATGAATGTAGGAAAAGTTGTACAGGTTATTGGTGCAGTTGTTGATATCGAATTTGAGAAGCAATTACCAAAGATACGCGATGCTATAAGAATAGATGTGGCAGCAGATCCTGCAAAGGGCATACCGGAAATACATCTTACTTTAGAAACAGCGCAACATCTGGGCGAAAATAAGGTCAGAACAATAGCTATGTCAGCAACAGATGGACTTGTTAGAGGAATGCCTGCTGTTGACACAGGTAATCCTATAATGGTACCTGTTGGAGAGGCTGCTCTGGGCAGAATAATGAATGTTATCGGTGAACCAGTCGATGAGTTGGGTCCTATCGAAGCTAAGGAAAAATCACCCATTCATAAGCCCGCTCCAGAATTTGTTGAGCAGGAAGCTACTACACAGGCATTTGAGACGGGGGTTAAAGTCTTTGACCTTCTGATCCCATTTGTTAGAGGGGGTAAAATGGGGATGTTCGGAGGCGCTGGAGTCGGCAAAACCGTTATCATTATGGAGATGATTCATAATATCGCTATGGTACACGGTGGTGTTTCGGTCTTTGCAGGTGTTGGTGAAAGGACAAGAGAAGGAAATGACCTGTACCTTGAAATGAAACATTCTGGTGTTCTACCAAAAGCCGCGCTAATTTATGGCCAGATGAATGAACCACCCGGTGCGAGGGCGAATGTTGGTCTGAGCGCTCTATCAGTTGCTGAATATTTCAGAGATCAGGGTCAGGACGTTCTTATATTTATTGACAATATATTCAGATATACACTTGCTTGGGCAGAAGTTTCCGCACTCTTAGGAAGAATGCCCTCTGCTGTTGGTTATCAGCCAACTCTTGGAACGGACATGGGTGCACTTCAGGAAAGGATTACAACAACAAAGAAAGGCGCAATTACAGCTATGCAGGCAATATATGTTCCTGCAGACGACCTTACAGACCCAGCTGTTGCAACAGCTTTTACGCATCTTGATGGTAGTGTTGTTCTCTCAAGACAGATTGCAGAGCTTGGTATTTATCCTGCTGTTGACCCTCTGGATTCAACTTCAAGAATCCTTGATCCTAAAGTAATCGGCGAAGAACATTATACCGTAGCCAGGAATGTGCAAAAGACTCTCCAGAGATATAAAGAACTGCAGGATATTATTGCAATACTTGGTATCGAGGAATTATCCGAAGATGATAAATTAATCGTTGCAAGAGCAAGAAAGCTACAGAGATTTCTAAGCCAGCCTTTCCATGTTGCTGAAACATTTACCGGTAACCCTGGTAAATATGTAAAGACTGAAGATACAATAAAAGGATTTAAAGCACTTGTAGAAGGTAAATATGATGATATGCCAGAACAGGCTTTCTATATGGTTGGACCAATTGAAGAGGCTGAGGAAAAGGCAAAGAAACTCGGTTGGAGCAGAGAGCTATAA
- the atpH gene encoding ATP synthase F1 subunit delta: protein MKKTKEAHKYAKALLVNVGLDEVEKTLRELAVMNDLIMKSKELRNFLVSPQFTADERTKVIQLIAQKMSISEYTVKLILHLSEVGLILTLSDIIRIATNIYLERKKKAKAVVMTPVEIGKERESTIKSSLKKLMDRDVDIDYVVDPSLLGGILVKIGSTMYDTSIRSQLRLLKDELIKG from the coding sequence GTGAAAAAGACAAAGGAAGCACATAAATATGCAAAAGCATTATTGGTAAATGTAGGCCTTGACGAAGTAGAAAAAACATTAAGAGAACTTGCTGTTATGAATGATTTAATAATGAAGAGCAAGGAGCTAAGAAATTTCCTTGTCAGTCCACAATTCACAGCGGATGAAAGAACAAAGGTAATACAGTTGATAGCGCAAAAAATGAGTATTTCTGAATATACTGTAAAATTAATACTACATCTGTCTGAAGTAGGACTAATCCTGACCCTTTCGGATATTATAAGAATAGCCACAAATATTTATCTTGAAAGGAAGAAAAAGGCAAAGGCAGTTGTAATGACTCCTGTAGAGATAGGTAAAGAGCGCGAAAGCACTATTAAATCTTCGCTTAAGAAATTAATGGACAGGGATGTAGACATAGATTATGTTGTTGACCCTTCCCTGCTTGGTGGAATTCTCGTAAAAATAGGCAGTACAATGTATGATACCAGCATAAGAAGCCAGTTAAGGCTTTTAAAAGATGAGCTAATAAAGGGGTGA
- the atpF gene encoding F0F1 ATP synthase subunit B gives MIRTDKELKVKNKKLRTLILPLFISGIVFTSYAFGSSGGEEAAHTPLWKDYMWKIINFAVLIIILWKFAKKPFQNFLKNRTELIEKTLNEAKAAKEAAMKALQEVEERLKTKDAEIESVISASRRAGEQERDKIIAETEKLKEKILEQAKTNIQFELKHAKEQIKAEAVNLAIELAEKKIKDKITKEDQEKLLDESLMKIGGRG, from the coding sequence ATGATAAGAACAGATAAAGAATTAAAAGTTAAAAACAAAAAGTTAAGAACACTTATCTTACCATTATTTATCTCCGGTATCGTTTTTACATCTTATGCTTTTGGAAGTAGCGGAGGTGAGGAGGCTGCTCATACGCCACTTTGGAAAGATTATATGTGGAAGATTATCAATTTTGCAGTCCTGATAATTATCCTCTGGAAATTTGCAAAAAAACCTTTCCAGAATTTCTTGAAAAATAGAACCGAGTTAATCGAAAAAACACTTAATGAAGCCAAGGCTGCAAAAGAGGCTGCGATGAAAGCATTACAGGAAGTTGAGGAGAGGCTTAAAACAAAGGATGCAGAGATTGAATCCGTTATTTCTGCATCAAGACGTGCTGGGGAGCAAGAACGTGACAAAATAATAGCAGAGACAGAGAAACTGAAAGAAAAGATATTAGAACAGGCTAAAACAAATATTCAATTCGAATTAAAACACGCAAAAGAACAGATAAAAGCTGAGGCTGTTAATCTGGCTATAGAGCTTGCTGAAAAGAAAATCAAAGATAAGATAACTAAAGAAGATCAGGAGAAACTCCTTGATGAATCCCTCATGAAAATAGGAGGAAGAGGGTGA
- the atpG gene encoding ATP synthase F1 subunit gamma gives MPTLRDIRKRLRAIQNTKKITAAMKMVAAAKLRKVQDRMLNFRPYATRMETVLSDLAKVAEREIHPLLALRPRKKVEVLVITSDKGLCGAFNANLLRYTAKYLDSLRHEGVELSMNIVGRKARDYFRRRNVQMRKTWLGLSGKITYSDAQNIAKDLIENYVNETMDEVVVIYNEFKSLISQKVTTLKLLPIGTLEPEGEAAKESSVFGDYMYEPSRQRIFETLLPKHIEIQIYRALLESSASEEAARMTAMENATKNCSEMIDKVTLLANKVRQASITKELMDVVGGVEALKG, from the coding sequence ATGCCAACGTTAAGGGATATCAGAAAAAGATTAAGAGCGATACAGAATACAAAAAAGATAACAGCAGCTATGAAAATGGTTGCTGCTGCAAAATTGAGGAAGGTCCAGGACAGAATGTTGAATTTCAGGCCGTATGCTACCCGTATGGAGACTGTTCTATCAGACCTTGCAAAAGTTGCAGAAAGGGAGATTCATCCACTTCTTGCTTTGAGACCAAGGAAGAAAGTTGAGGTACTGGTTATTACATCAGATAAAGGTCTATGTGGTGCTTTTAATGCAAATCTTCTCAGGTATACTGCAAAATACCTCGACAGTCTCAGACATGAAGGTGTTGAATTAAGCATGAATATAGTTGGAAGAAAAGCGCGTGATTACTTCCGTAGAAGAAATGTCCAGATGCGGAAGACATGGCTTGGGCTTTCGGGGAAAATAACCTATTCGGACGCACAAAATATTGCAAAAGATTTAATTGAGAATTATGTCAACGAAACGATGGATGAAGTAGTCGTTATATATAATGAATTTAAATCTTTGATATCACAGAAGGTTACTACATTGAAGCTTCTTCCTATTGGTACACTTGAGCCAGAAGGTGAAGCAGCAAAAGAGTCTTCCGTTTTTGGTGATTATATGTATGAGCCTTCACGTCAGAGGATTTTTGAAACATTATTGCCAAAACACATTGAGATCCAGATTTACAGGGCATTACTTGAATCATCTGCATCAGAAGAAGCAGCAAGAATGACAGCTATGGAAAATGCTACGAAGAACTGTTCCGAAATGATTGATAAAGTAACACTCTTAGCAAATAAGGTCAGGCAAGCTTCAATAACCAAAGAATTAATGGATGTTGTTGGTGGTGTTGAAGCACTGAAGGGATAA
- a CDS encoding F0F1 ATP synthase subunit epsilon translates to METKLKLEVVTPYGLVISEEVDEVVCSGSEGEFGVLPGHVPFFTTLKIGMLAYKIGNTVKYVFVNWGYAEAGPDRVLVLADSAEKAEDIDVERAKAAMKRAEERLKKLEEFDFARATSSLERAVTRIQIAQRKTG, encoded by the coding sequence ATGGAGACAAAGTTAAAACTTGAAGTTGTTACCCCTTACGGTCTTGTAATAAGTGAAGAAGTTGACGAAGTAGTCTGTTCAGGAAGTGAAGGTGAATTTGGTGTGTTACCGGGGCATGTCCCCTTTTTTACTACCCTTAAGATAGGAATGCTTGCTTACAAGATCGGTAATACAGTTAAATATGTTTTTGTCAACTGGGGATATGCTGAGGCTGGTCCTGATAGAGTTTTAGTCCTTGCTGACAGTGCAGAAAAAGCTGAAGATATAGATGTTGAAAGAGCGAAAGCCGCAATGAAGAGGGCAGAAGAGAGGCTCAAAAAGTTAGAAGAGTTTGATTTTGCAAGGGCAACTTCATCTCTTGAAAGGGCTGTTACAAGAATACAGATAGCACAGAGAAAAACAGGATAA
- a CDS encoding F0F1 ATP synthase subunit alpha, which translates to MAIEGIKTEEISELLKKQITDFEKKVDVSEIGTVTYVGDGVARIYGLDNCMNLEMLEFPNGVFGMALNLEEDAVGAVLFGEDKLVKEGDIVKRTGKVMEVPVGEGLIGRVVNAIGQPIDGKGPIQTKETRLVEIVAPGIIRRQPVNQPLQTGLKAIDSMIPIGRGQRELCIGDRQIGKTAILIDTIINQKGGDVICIYCAVGQRRPAVVNTVKKLEDMGAMEHTIVVVATASEPAPMQYIAPYVACTMGEYFRDSGRHAFVGYDDLTKQAHAYRQLSLILRRPPAREAYPGDVFYLHSRLLERAAKMSDAMGGGSLTAIPVIETQAGDVSGYIPTNVISITDGQIYLEPELFYGGIRPAVNAGLSVSRVGGAAQIKAMKQIAGMLRLDLAQYRELAAFAQFASDLDKATLAQIERGKRMIELLKQDQYVPMPVEDQIIVIFAGTQGFLDDLPVEAVRPFEEGLLRYVRAEKQDLRKEIITKQALDDDLRAKITDAITAFKKTFQA; encoded by the coding sequence ATGGCAATTGAAGGAATCAAAACAGAAGAAATAAGTGAGCTGTTAAAGAAACAAATTACTGATTTTGAGAAAAAGGTTGATGTAAGTGAGATCGGTACTGTTACTTACGTTGGTGATGGTGTTGCAAGGATTTATGGACTCGACAATTGTATGAACCTGGAGATGCTCGAGTTCCCGAATGGTGTTTTTGGAATGGCACTTAACCTTGAAGAAGATGCTGTTGGTGCTGTTCTCTTCGGTGAAGACAAACTCGTTAAGGAGGGTGACATAGTCAAGCGAACAGGCAAGGTTATGGAAGTCCCTGTTGGCGAAGGTCTTATAGGAAGGGTTGTTAATGCAATTGGGCAACCAATTGACGGAAAAGGACCAATACAAACAAAAGAAACCAGGCTCGTTGAAATAGTAGCACCAGGTATTATTAGAAGACAGCCTGTTAACCAGCCATTGCAGACAGGTCTTAAGGCAATCGATTCAATGATCCCTATCGGAAGAGGACAGAGAGAACTCTGTATTGGTGACCGCCAGATCGGGAAAACCGCTATTCTAATTGACACTATTATTAATCAAAAGGGTGGAGATGTTATTTGTATTTACTGTGCTGTTGGTCAGAGAAGACCAGCAGTTGTTAATACCGTAAAGAAACTTGAAGATATGGGTGCAATGGAGCATACTATCGTCGTTGTTGCAACAGCAAGTGAACCTGCACCAATGCAATATATAGCACCATATGTTGCATGTACTATGGGTGAATATTTCAGAGATTCCGGCAGACATGCTTTTGTTGGATATGATGACCTCACAAAACAGGCACACGCATATAGACAACTTTCTCTTATTCTTAGAAGACCACCTGCACGTGAAGCATACCCTGGTGATGTCTTTTATTTGCATTCAAGGTTGTTAGAGCGGGCTGCAAAAATGAGCGATGCTATGGGTGGTGGTTCACTTACAGCTATCCCTGTTATTGAGACTCAGGCTGGAGACGTTTCAGGATATATACCGACAAACGTTATTTCCATTACTGACGGGCAGATATACCTTGAGCCAGAACTTTTCTATGGTGGTATCAGACCAGCGGTTAACGCTGGTCTGTCAGTTAGCCGAGTTGGTGGTGCGGCTCAGATAAAAGCAATGAAACAAATAGCTGGAATGCTCAGACTTGATCTTGCACAGTATAGAGAGCTTGCTGCATTTGCACAGTTTGCATCAGATCTTGATAAGGCAACACTTGCACAGATTGAAAGAGGGAAACGAATGATCGAACTTCTTAAACAGGATCAATATGTGCCTATGCCAGTTGAGGATCAGATTATAGTTATCTTTGCAGGAACTCAGGGATTTCTCGATGATCTTCCTGTGGAAGCTGTTAGGCCATTTGAAGAAGGATTGCTTAGATATGTAAGGGCAGAGAAGCAGGATCTTAGAAAGGAAATTATAACAAAGCAGGCACTTGATGACGACCTGAGGGCAAAAATTACTGATGCTATAACAGCATTTAAGAAGACTTTTCAGGCATAA